A window of the Ammoniphilus oxalaticus genome harbors these coding sequences:
- the radC gene encoding RadC family protein: protein MKTNSLVNVPTSELPRERMIQYGLDALSNAELIAILLRTGTAGESVLSLAQRVLGQVGGIRQFLDVSLEELTAIKGIGVAKAVQLLAGIELGRRIANSTPEQRWTIRSPEDVAKLMMEELRHLKREKFVCLFLNTKNQVLAQHTVSIGSLNSSVVHPREVFKEAIRRSSAAIICLHNHPSGDPTPSQEDIEVTKRLINAGQIIGIAVLDHVIIGDGRFYSLKENGCI from the coding sequence ATGAAAACGAACAGCTTAGTGAATGTCCCGACCAGTGAATTGCCGAGAGAAAGAATGATTCAGTATGGTTTAGACGCCTTATCGAACGCGGAGTTGATTGCGATCTTGCTTCGCACGGGGACAGCGGGAGAATCAGTGTTAAGTCTGGCGCAGCGTGTATTAGGGCAGGTGGGAGGAATTCGTCAGTTTCTTGATGTATCTCTTGAAGAGCTTACTGCAATCAAAGGGATCGGCGTCGCTAAAGCTGTTCAACTATTGGCTGGAATTGAGCTGGGCAGGCGAATTGCTAATTCGACTCCCGAGCAACGATGGACGATTCGTTCCCCAGAAGATGTCGCAAAATTGATGATGGAAGAGTTAAGACATTTGAAAAGGGAAAAATTCGTTTGTTTGTTCCTCAATACAAAAAACCAAGTGTTGGCCCAACACACGGTTTCGATTGGTAGTTTAAATTCATCTGTTGTGCATCCGCGCGAGGTGTTTAAAGAAGCGATTCGGAGAAGTAGCGCAGCGATTATTTGTTTGCATAACCATCCGAGCGGAGATCCGACGCCAAGTCAGGAAGATATTGAAGTGACGAAACGTTTAATTAACGCCGGACAGATTATTGGAATTGCAGTGCTTGATCATGTGATTATAGGCGATGGTCGTTTTTACAGTTTAAAAGAAAATGGATGTATTTGA
- a CDS encoding type IV pilus twitching motility protein PilT → MDIIELLKKAKQKGASDLHMTTGAAPVFRLHGQLVPASTTICEGNDTTRAAQQLLTDEQTRQLEANGEIDFSFGLPGISRFRVNIYKQRGSLSLAIRTIPHEIPDMDRLGLPSLVRQICERQQGLFLVTGPTGSGKSTTLAAMVDHINRTYAKHIITLEDPIEYLHRHKTGLVDQREVGSDTASFASGLRSALRQDPDVILVGEMRDLETISTAISAAETGHLVLATLHTTNAPQTIDRIIDAFPTGQQQQVRLQLSSNLLGVLAQRLIPLLDGSGRTAAFEVMVNSTAIANLIRQEKAHQIKSMMETGSQLGMVTMEQSLTRLVNQGMINSAAAYEICPSLLGRFD, encoded by the coding sequence ATGGATATTATTGAATTATTAAAAAAAGCAAAGCAAAAGGGAGCGTCTGATTTACATATGACGACTGGAGCTGCCCCCGTTTTTCGGTTGCATGGACAACTCGTTCCAGCGTCGACGACAATCTGTGAAGGAAATGACACGACACGCGCCGCTCAACAATTATTGACAGATGAACAGACGCGCCAATTAGAAGCGAACGGAGAAATTGACTTTTCTTTCGGTTTGCCAGGGATTTCTCGTTTTCGTGTCAACATTTATAAGCAACGCGGCAGTTTAAGTTTAGCGATTCGAACGATTCCACATGAAATACCGGATATGGACAGACTTGGTTTGCCCTCTTTAGTTCGTCAGATTTGTGAACGACAACAAGGGCTGTTTTTAGTTACGGGGCCAACGGGCAGCGGAAAATCAACCACTTTAGCGGCGATGGTGGACCATATTAATCGAACCTACGCTAAACATATCATCACGTTGGAAGATCCAATTGAGTATCTGCATCGACACAAAACAGGCCTTGTGGATCAACGAGAGGTCGGGAGTGATACAGCTTCATTTGCTAGCGGTCTACGCTCTGCATTGCGTCAAGATCCTGATGTTATTCTCGTAGGTGAAATGCGCGACTTGGAAACGATCAGCACGGCAATCAGCGCTGCGGAAACAGGTCACTTAGTGTTGGCGACACTTCATACTACGAACGCGCCGCAGACGATCGATCGAATCATTGATGCCTTTCCGACAGGTCAACAACAGCAAGTCCGTTTACAATTATCGAGTAATTTACTTGGCGTGTTGGCTCAACGGTTGATTCCGCTACTTGATGGAAGTGGTAGAACCGCAGCTTTTGAGGTGATGGTCAATTCAACCGCGATTGCAAATTTGATCAGGCAAGAAAAAGCGCACCAGATTAAATCGATGATGGAGACGGGCTCACAACTTGGAATGGTGACGATGGAACAATCGCTTACGCGACTCGTTAATCAAGGAATGATTAACTCGGCAGCCGCTTATGAAATTTGTCCAAGTTTGCTCGGACGATTTGATTAA
- a CDS encoding prepilin-type N-terminal cleavage/methylation domain-containing protein encodes MREALKRFWNNQKGVTLIELLAVVVILGIIAAIAAPSVMTNFDSAKTNSDAQTEAIIKDAVQRFALDNPIPEDGTIKIKVHLVDGGYLQDVPKQSSNNQYFTEVKITVNANGKIVFNGFKTANEKPTT; translated from the coding sequence ATGAGGGAAGCGTTGAAAAGATTTTGGAACAATCAAAAAGGGGTCACCTTGATCGAGTTACTCGCGGTTGTTGTGATTTTAGGGATTATTGCGGCAATTGCAGCACCGAGTGTTATGACGAACTTTGATAGTGCCAAAACGAATTCGGATGCTCAGACGGAAGCAATAATTAAAGATGCGGTGCAAAGGTTTGCTTTGGATAATCCGATACCAGAGGATGGCACCATTAAAATAAAGGTTCATTTAGTAGATGGTGGTTATTTACAGGACGTGCCGAAGCAGTCGTCTAATAATCAATATTTTACAGAAGTAAAAATAACTGTTAATGCAAATGGTAAAATAGTATTTAATGGATTTAAAACAGCCAATGAAAAGCCTACGACATAA
- a CDS encoding type II secretion system protein, which translates to MWMALKRFWNNQKGVTLIELLAVVVILGIIAAIAAPSVMTNFNSAKVNSDAQTQAIIEDAAKRMVLDLTSHTRTEGINQPETSRLGYVKFDKESIELTDYLDVKSNDAQIPTAEDSNKFFRLKIVQGKVTVTIGESTPID; encoded by the coding sequence ATGTGGATGGCGTTGAAAAGATTTTGGAACAATCAAAAAGGGGTAACCTTGATCGAGTTACTCGCTGTAGTTGTCATTTTGGGTATCATCGCCGCAATTGCGGCACCAAGTGTGATGACTAACTTTAATAGTGCAAAAGTTAATAGTGATGCCCAAACCCAGGCAATTATTGAGGATGCTGCAAAGCGAATGGTGCTGGATCTTACAAGTCACACGAGGACAGAGGGGATTAATCAGCCTGAAACCTCTCGGCTGGGATATGTAAAGTTTGACAAAGAATCAATAGAATTAACGGATTATTTGGATGTAAAATCTAATGATGCACAAATTCCAACTGCTGAAGATTCAAATAAATTCTTTAGATTAAAGATAGTTCAAGGAAAAGTAACTGTTACTATAGGTGAGTCTACACCAATCGATTAA
- a CDS encoding type II secretion system F family protein: MLEFTYSGYNAQQKRIQGKIEARDKREAFRNLKQQGMLITHLNERKQTILTKDIEILTPGVKQRDFVVFCRQFATLLRAGVGIAEALQILVQQTDSKVLKKALEIVLEDVRSGSSLSVACQQQRKVFPVIFVSMARAGETSGSLDDMLDKLAGYFEKEHNVKGKIKSALFYPIAVGILSVLVSFFLMWKVVPQFVSVFQNVGLELPWITRFVLGVSEWVGLYWFLLLGLPVLIWAVLFLYGKNEKGRYQIDWVKLKLPIVGSLLIKSSLARFSRTFSTLYQAAVPVVPTLAILVDIVGNQVISQSLNRARDNLREGQPLAQPFRENSIFPPMVSQMIAIGEQTGNLDEVMGKVADYYEEEVDQMAERMRSLIEPIMLVVVSFIVGIIVLAVLLPMFALYEGMT; encoded by the coding sequence ATGCTAGAGTTTACGTATTCGGGCTACAATGCTCAACAAAAGAGAATACAAGGGAAGATCGAAGCCCGCGATAAACGGGAAGCATTTCGGAACTTAAAGCAACAGGGTATGCTAATCACACACTTGAATGAACGGAAGCAAACGATCTTGACGAAAGACATTGAGATTTTAACGCCAGGTGTCAAGCAAAGAGACTTTGTCGTGTTTTGCCGTCAATTTGCTACGTTGCTGCGAGCAGGGGTCGGGATTGCCGAAGCGTTACAAATTCTCGTTCAGCAGACGGACAGTAAAGTGTTGAAAAAGGCGCTTGAAATCGTGCTGGAGGATGTGCGGTCTGGCTCATCATTGTCAGTGGCTTGCCAGCAGCAGCGTAAAGTGTTTCCTGTCATCTTTGTCAGCATGGCTCGCGCAGGCGAAACGAGCGGGAGCTTAGATGACATGCTGGACAAACTAGCTGGCTATTTTGAAAAGGAGCACAATGTAAAAGGAAAGATAAAGTCGGCGCTGTTTTATCCGATTGCTGTCGGGATCTTGTCTGTGCTCGTCAGCTTTTTCCTAATGTGGAAAGTGGTGCCCCAGTTTGTTTCTGTATTTCAAAATGTGGGACTCGAGTTGCCTTGGATCACGCGTTTTGTGCTTGGGGTTAGTGAATGGGTCGGCTTGTATTGGTTCCTATTGCTCGGTTTGCCTGTCCTCATTTGGGCTGTTTTGTTCCTCTATGGAAAAAACGAAAAAGGGCGCTATCAAATTGACTGGGTTAAACTGAAGCTGCCGATCGTCGGCTCTTTGCTGATAAAATCTTCACTGGCTCGGTTTAGTCGCACATTCTCGACACTTTACCAAGCGGCGGTGCCTGTTGTGCCGACACTCGCAATTCTCGTCGACATCGTCGGCAATCAAGTCATTTCCCAATCATTGAACCGAGCCCGAGATAACTTGCGCGAGGGACAACCACTGGCCCAACCTTTTAGGGAAAATTCAATCTTCCCGCCAATGGTCTCGCAAATGATTGCGATCGGTGAACAAACGGGGAATCTAGATGAAGTGATGGGGAAAGTAGCGGATTATTACGAGGAAGAAGTGGACCAAATGGCGGAGCGGATGAGGTCGTTGATCGAACCGATCATGTTAGTTGTTGTTTCGTTCATCGTTGGAATTATAGTGCTTGCTGTGTTGTTGCCGATGTTCGCATTATATGAAGGAATGACGTGA
- a CDS encoding prepilin peptidase, translating to MNTLIFIFITLLSLFLASFLNVVAIRIPKGESIVFPASHCVHCEHRLGPLDLIPVISFFLLKGRCRYCQAKVSYIYPVGEMFTASVLVYTSYKVGWGLELLIALPLMAFLASITISDLLYKIIPNKVNLFFFIYFMMVRLFYYPQPPLTYLIGMLVGGGLLLLIAIVSRGGMGGGDIKLMAVVGMALGWQPVIVSFLLASLFGGLIGVILLLAKVVKRKQAIPFGPFLAAGIFVTYFWGNEIILAYLNWILRS from the coding sequence ATGAACACTCTTATCTTCATTTTCATCACACTTCTATCCCTTTTCCTCGCATCGTTCCTCAACGTTGTCGCTATCCGTATTCCAAAAGGGGAATCGATCGTGTTTCCCGCTTCACATTGTGTCCATTGTGAACATCGCTTGGGTCCACTAGACTTGATCCCTGTTATTAGTTTCTTTCTATTAAAGGGAAGATGTCGCTATTGTCAGGCGAAGGTTTCCTATATTTACCCTGTGGGGGAGATGTTCACCGCTAGCGTGCTCGTTTATACTAGTTACAAGGTAGGCTGGGGATTGGAGTTGCTGATTGCTTTGCCGTTAATGGCATTCCTCGCTTCGATTACAATCAGTGATTTATTGTATAAAATTATTCCGAATAAAGTGAACTTATTTTTCTTCATTTATTTCATGATGGTTCGCCTATTCTACTATCCGCAACCGCCGCTTACGTATTTGATCGGTATGTTGGTCGGCGGCGGGTTGTTGTTATTGATTGCGATTGTTAGCCGCGGCGGGATGGGCGGCGGTGATATCAAACTAATGGCTGTCGTTGGGATGGCGCTTGGCTGGCAGCCGGTGATTGTCTCTTTTTTGTTGGCGTCCTTGTTCGGCGGATTAATCGGTGTCATCCTGTTGCTGGCGAAAGTAGTTAAACGAAAACAAGCGATTCCATTTGGCCCTTTTTTAGCGGCTGGTATTTTCGTTACATATTTTTGGGGGAATGAGATCATTTTAGCTTATCTGAACTGGATCCTTCGTTCCTAA
- the pilM gene encoding type IV pilus biogenesis protein PilM, which produces MLNWGIWKNKRTVGLEIKDTIIKLVELERTGEDVQIKKFYSEPIPAGVVTAGQIVDQDHFFEILFLMKEKTGLKNQSIHLAIDCQQVLLRPLQISNAPKKELRKAIELEIENQIQPPFDEYVFDFSILNDVETGDGEERLELMLVIAPKAYITSYVDLLRELDLNPKSVDLGPLSVVRALRANEAWALDRTFMIINVGDKSTEVSIVHDRVLKMVRSFALDVHAFLYDSDHSTTDARDFVEIQEQRSMIQSFANEMGGELERIINFYLYTLNNRDQQIAQVILVGEITNLHELADYLSIRLNLQVLVEGIREQYIAPSLRDQFGPQSPSFVVPFGLALKDVN; this is translated from the coding sequence ATGTTAAACTGGGGAATTTGGAAAAATAAAAGAACGGTAGGTTTGGAAATAAAGGATACGATCATCAAATTGGTAGAACTGGAGCGAACAGGGGAAGACGTCCAAATTAAGAAGTTTTATAGTGAGCCGATCCCTGCGGGGGTGGTCACGGCGGGACAGATCGTTGATCAGGACCATTTCTTTGAGATCCTTTTTTTGATGAAAGAGAAGACAGGACTGAAAAACCAGTCAATTCATTTGGCGATCGATTGCCAACAAGTATTGCTGCGTCCTTTACAGATAAGTAACGCGCCAAAAAAAGAATTAAGAAAAGCGATTGAGCTAGAAATTGAGAACCAAATTCAACCGCCTTTTGATGAATATGTTTTTGACTTTTCAATTTTAAATGATGTGGAAACAGGCGACGGGGAGGAACGTCTGGAATTGATGCTCGTGATCGCCCCAAAAGCCTACATAACCTCTTATGTCGATCTGTTGCGAGAACTTGATCTGAATCCGAAAAGTGTGGACTTGGGCCCACTGTCCGTCGTTAGAGCGTTGCGGGCCAATGAAGCTTGGGCATTGGACCGTACGTTTATGATTATTAATGTAGGGGATAAAAGCACGGAGGTGAGCATCGTCCATGATCGCGTTTTGAAGATGGTCAGATCGTTTGCGTTGGATGTGCATGCGTTCCTTTATGATTCAGATCATAGTACTACGGATGCGCGCGACTTTGTAGAGATTCAAGAGCAGCGTTCGATGATTCAATCATTTGCCAATGAGATGGGTGGAGAGTTGGAGCGGATTATCAACTTTTATTTATACACGTTAAATAATCGTGATCAGCAAATTGCTCAAGTTATTTTGGTAGGGGAAATTACGAACTTGCATGAACTAGCGGATTATTTGTCCATTCGTTTGAACTTGCAAGTGCTGGTTGAGGGGATTCGGGAGCAATATATCGCCCCTTCGTTGCGTGACCAGTTTGGCCCGCAATCCCCTTCTTTTGTCGTTCCATTTGGACTGGCGCTGAAGGATGTGAACTAA
- a CDS encoding Maf family protein, with translation MGIERGSRDRMQQQIILASASPRRQEMLQNLGLEFTIHPSGADETVVGRVEPSDLVEMLAVRKAADVASSYQSGIVIGSDTVVAHKGQALGKPVDDQEAFQMLSSLQGQTHSVFSGLAVINAKNGVCQQGWVETKVHMRPVSEEEIRDYILTGEPRDKAGAYAIQGFGSLFVNGIEGDYFSVVGMPIRLLAQYLEQFGVNVLKQVHQRHTRKHRE, from the coding sequence ATGGGAATAGAAAGGGGCTCGCGTGATCGTATGCAACAGCAAATTATTTTAGCTTCAGCATCCCCGCGGCGTCAGGAGATGTTACAAAATTTAGGACTCGAATTTACGATCCATCCCAGTGGAGCAGATGAAACGGTAGTCGGTAGGGTAGAGCCATCGGATCTTGTGGAGATGTTGGCTGTTCGCAAAGCCGCTGATGTGGCAAGTTCTTATCAGTCGGGAATCGTGATTGGATCAGACACGGTTGTTGCTCACAAAGGACAAGCTTTAGGAAAGCCAGTGGACGATCAAGAGGCGTTTCAAATGTTGTCGAGTCTACAAGGTCAAACCCATTCTGTGTTTAGCGGGCTCGCTGTGATCAATGCGAAAAACGGGGTATGCCAGCAAGGCTGGGTGGAAACGAAGGTGCATATGCGCCCCGTTTCAGAAGAAGAGATTCGCGACTACATTTTGACCGGAGAACCGCGGGATAAGGCGGGCGCTTATGCGATCCAAGGGTTCGGTTCACTTTTTGTAAATGGAATTGAAGGGGACTATTTTTCAGTCGTTGGGATGCCGATTCGTTTATTGGCGCAATACTTGGAGCAGTTTGGAGTCAATGTTTTAAAACAGGTTCATCAGAGACATACTCGTAAACATCGGGAATAA